From one Sulfurovum sp. UBA12169 genomic stretch:
- the rho gene encoding transcription termination factor Rho, which produces MSDQKKSNTTTKKNRTHIPVEGYKIEDLQQKPLTELITIAKEIEVENPNEYQRKDLIFEILKSQVSQGGFILFTGILEIMNDGYGFLRSIDGNFANSSNDTYVSSTQVKRFALRNGDIVTGQVRPPKDQEKYYALLKIEAINYLAPEKSKQRPLFDNLTPLYANEKLKLEYNPMKLTGRVLDLFTPIGKGQRALVVAPPRTGKTELLKELAHGITYNNPDASLMVLLVDERPEEVTDMQRSVKGEVYSSTFDLPAQNHVRTAEMVIEKAKRRVEMGKDVVILLDSITRLARAYNTVTPSSGKVLSGGVDANALHKPKRFFGAARNIEEGGSLTIIATALIDTGSRMDEVIFEEFKGTGNSEVVLSRYVSERRIYPAIDVTKSGTRKEELLTDPETLQKVWALRNAMQNMEEVEGLKFLFSKMLKTKSNEEFLSMMNEGA; this is translated from the coding sequence ATGAGCGACCAAAAAAAATCAAACACCACCACTAAAAAAAATAGAACGCACATACCGGTTGAAGGTTACAAAATAGAGGATCTTCAGCAAAAACCGCTTACAGAACTTATCACCATTGCCAAAGAGATTGAAGTTGAAAACCCCAATGAGTATCAACGCAAAGACCTTATTTTTGAAATTTTGAAATCACAGGTAAGCCAGGGCGGATTTATCCTGTTTACCGGCATTTTGGAAATTATGAATGACGGCTATGGATTTCTTCGTTCTATCGATGGAAACTTTGCAAACTCAAGCAACGATACGTATGTAAGCAGTACGCAAGTGAAGCGTTTTGCATTAAGAAACGGAGATATCGTCACAGGCCAGGTGCGTCCGCCTAAAGATCAAGAGAAGTATTATGCGCTTCTTAAAATAGAGGCGATTAACTATCTTGCGCCTGAAAAATCCAAACAAAGACCGCTTTTTGATAACCTCACCCCGCTTTATGCCAATGAAAAACTCAAACTCGAATATAACCCCATGAAACTCACGGGCCGCGTACTTGATCTTTTTACTCCTATAGGAAAAGGACAAAGAGCTTTGGTGGTAGCTCCGCCTCGTACGGGTAAAACGGAACTGCTCAAAGAACTGGCACACGGTATTACCTATAACAATCCTGATGCATCGCTTATGGTACTGCTTGTGGATGAAAGACCCGAAGAGGTGACTGATATGCAGCGTTCGGTTAAGGGAGAAGTATACAGTTCCACGTTTGATTTGCCTGCACAAAATCATGTTAGAACAGCAGAAATGGTGATAGAGAAAGCCAAAAGACGCGTAGAGATGGGCAAAGATGTTGTTATTTTGCTTGATTCCATTACAAGACTCGCCAGAGCCTACAATACAGTAACACCGAGTTCAGGGAAAGTGCTTTCGGGAGGGGTGGATGCCAATGCCCTGCATAAACCAAAACGATTCTTTGGTGCTGCAAGAAATATTGAAGAGGGGGGCAGTTTAACCATTATTGCCACCGCGCTTATCGATACAGGAAGCCGTATGGATGAGGTTATTTTTGAAGAGTTTAAAGGTACAGGAAACTCTGAAGTGGTTTTGAGCCGCTATGTTTCTGAAAGACGTATCTACCCGGCGATTGATGTCACAAAGTCCGGCACCAGAAAAGAGGAATTGCTCACAGATCCTGAAACATTGCAGAAAGTCTGGGCACTGAGAAATGCAATGCAGAACATGGAAGAGGTCGAAGGGTTAAAATTCCTTTTCTCTAAAATGCTGAAGACAAAATCTAACGAAGAATTTCTTTCTATGATGAATGAGGGCGCTTAA
- the murI gene encoding glutamate racemase, protein MKIGVFDSGLGGLTVVKAIAALIKGAEIYYVADTKHAPYGEKTPEQIVQYSFDIAQYLIEKHQIDALIVACNTATSAAIKQLREHYPSLIILGTEPGIKPAIQCTKTKNIGVLATPATLKGEKYQQLVSVLSAQAHEDIKLFEQACPGLVEQIEKGETQSVKTREMLTAWLTPMLKNHVDTIVLGCTHYPLVESLIKEIMQHKIQLIQTGGAIAKHLLFQSEAKGHINSGPLRIFLFATGEIQTQIIDQIIKHHEPLEKIEIESKQ, encoded by the coding sequence ATGAAAATAGGTGTTTTTGACTCCGGACTTGGCGGCTTGACTGTGGTTAAAGCGATTGCCGCACTTATTAAAGGCGCAGAAATCTATTATGTGGCCGACACCAAGCATGCGCCTTACGGAGAAAAAACTCCTGAGCAAATCGTGCAATACAGCTTCGATATCGCGCAATATCTTATCGAGAAGCATCAGATTGATGCTTTGATCGTGGCATGCAACACGGCAACTTCAGCTGCTATTAAGCAGTTGCGGGAACATTATCCCTCATTGATCATTCTGGGAACGGAACCGGGAATTAAACCTGCCATACAATGCACTAAAACCAAAAATATCGGAGTATTGGCTACCCCTGCAACACTCAAAGGAGAGAAGTATCAGCAGCTTGTTTCTGTTTTGTCGGCTCAGGCCCATGAAGATATAAAACTTTTTGAGCAGGCATGTCCAGGGTTGGTGGAGCAGATAGAAAAAGGGGAAACACAAAGTGTAAAGACCAGAGAGATGTTAACGGCATGGCTGACACCGATGTTGAAAAACCATGTGGATACCATCGTTCTAGGATGTACACACTATCCTCTCGTGGAATCGTTGATCAAAGAGATTATGCAACATAAAATACAGCTTATACAAACCGGAGGCGCCATAGCAAAACATTTGCTTTTCCAAAGCGAAGCCAAAGGGCATATCAATTCGGGTCCTTTGCGAATATTTCTCTTCGCCACGGGAGAGATACAAACGCAAATCATTGATCAAATCATCAAGCATCATGAACCGCTTGAGAAAATCGAAATAGAAAGCAAGCAATAA
- the trpS gene encoding tryptophan--tRNA ligase, with amino-acid sequence MRVLTGIQASGKLHIGNYFGAMKPMVELQEEHELFTFIANYHSLTSSKDAKTLKQNTIEAAVDYLSLGIDPQKTTFWVQSHVPEVLELYWILSKFTSMGLLERAHGYKDKIAKGIPASHALFSYPVLMAADILLLDTQKVPVGKDQIQHVEMTRDIAVKFNNEYGDLFILPEHLVQEEVATIPGIDGQKMSKSYDNAIDLFMEEKELQKRCNKIISSSTPLGDPIEYKGCHIYDLAVLFLNDAQKLELQERYKSGKEGYGHFKKYLKELIWEELAHARERRAYYLTHMDEVNDILNEGAKKARAIASTKMEKVREAVGLI; translated from the coding sequence ATGCGTGTACTTACAGGAATCCAAGCTTCCGGAAAACTTCACATAGGGAATTATTTCGGAGCGATGAAGCCTATGGTTGAACTCCAAGAGGAGCATGAGCTTTTTACGTTTATTGCCAACTACCACTCCCTAACCTCTTCCAAAGATGCCAAAACACTTAAACAAAATACCATCGAAGCGGCTGTGGATTATCTTTCTTTGGGCATTGATCCTCAAAAAACTACTTTCTGGGTGCAAAGCCATGTGCCGGAAGTACTGGAACTCTATTGGATACTTTCCAAATTTACCTCCATGGGATTGCTTGAGCGTGCGCATGGCTATAAAGACAAAATTGCCAAAGGCATTCCTGCAAGTCATGCACTTTTTTCTTACCCTGTACTGATGGCTGCAGATATTCTTTTGCTTGATACCCAAAAAGTGCCCGTAGGAAAAGACCAGATCCAGCATGTGGAGATGACAAGAGATATCGCCGTAAAATTCAACAATGAATACGGAGATCTTTTTATACTTCCTGAGCATCTTGTTCAGGAAGAAGTTGCAACAATTCCCGGGATAGACGGACAAAAGATGAGTAAAAGTTACGACAATGCTATCGATTTGTTTATGGAAGAGAAAGAGTTGCAAAAAAGATGCAACAAGATTATCAGTTCTTCAACTCCCCTGGGCGACCCTATCGAATATAAAGGGTGTCACATCTATGATTTGGCTGTACTTTTTTTAAATGATGCACAAAAACTGGAACTTCAAGAACGCTACAAAAGCGGCAAGGAGGGATACGGACATTTCAAAAAATACCTCAAAGAGTTGATCTGGGAAGAACTTGCGCATGCCAGAGAGAGAAGAGCTTACTATTTAACTCACATGGACGAAGTCAATGATATCCTGAACGAAGGTGCAAAAAAAGCCAGAGCCATTGCTTCGACAAAAATGGAAAAAGTCAGAGAAGCTGTAGGATTGATTTAA
- a CDS encoding ribosome biogenesis GTPase Der — MKKVAILGRPNVGKSSLFNRLARQRDAITSDISGTTRDVKKRIVTISGNRDFEIMDTGGIDYSSELFSKVAELSLRAAKQADVIIYMVDGKILPEEEDRALFYQLQELGKPLALIVNKIDNEKEEERYWEFLEFGADVTFPISVSHNRYFNDFYAWLETYIPERKEKEELELTEEIDPFEEIVRDINDTKEEIDNHIKVAIIGRVNTGKSSLLNALLGEERSVVSDVAGTTIDPIDETIEHDDYQITFVDTAGIRRRSKIIGIEKYALGRTTAMLEEANLVLLMIDATVGVTELDERVAGLIEKHRLACLIVINKWDIRDEKTYEDAVNDIRDELKFLHYAPLITISAKTGMRVHKILDQITAIYKRYTQRIPTSKLNEVIREAINRHHIPSYNGAVVKIKFATQYETKPPKIALISNRPDGLHFSYKRYLANFLRSKFDFEGVPLDIVARKRGERMEDE, encoded by the coding sequence ATGAAAAAAGTAGCCATTTTAGGACGTCCAAATGTAGGGAAAAGTTCTCTTTTCAACCGTTTGGCAAGACAAAGAGATGCCATCACCTCAGATATATCAGGCACTACGCGGGATGTAAAAAAACGTATTGTTACCATCTCAGGCAACCGTGATTTTGAAATCATGGACACAGGAGGGATAGACTATAGCTCTGAACTCTTTAGCAAAGTAGCCGAACTTTCTCTCAGGGCAGCAAAACAAGCTGATGTGATCATCTATATGGTGGACGGTAAAATATTGCCCGAGGAAGAAGACAGAGCACTTTTTTATCAACTCCAGGAACTAGGGAAGCCCCTTGCATTGATAGTCAACAAAATAGACAATGAAAAAGAAGAAGAGCGCTATTGGGAGTTTTTAGAGTTTGGTGCGGATGTCACTTTTCCTATTTCAGTGAGTCATAACCGTTATTTTAATGACTTCTATGCCTGGCTTGAAACCTATATCCCTGAGCGAAAAGAAAAAGAAGAGCTTGAACTTACCGAAGAGATTGATCCTTTTGAGGAGATCGTTCGCGATATTAACGACACCAAAGAAGAGATAGACAACCATATCAAGGTAGCCATTATAGGTCGTGTAAATACCGGAAAGAGTTCTTTGCTCAATGCGCTTTTGGGAGAAGAACGATCTGTCGTTTCTGATGTGGCGGGCACGACGATCGATCCTATAGACGAAACCATAGAGCATGACGATTATCAGATTACTTTTGTAGACACTGCGGGTATCCGACGACGGAGCAAAATCATCGGTATAGAAAAATATGCCCTGGGGCGTACGACGGCCATGCTTGAAGAAGCCAATCTTGTTTTACTTATGATTGATGCGACCGTAGGTGTGACAGAATTGGACGAGCGCGTAGCAGGACTCATAGAAAAACATCGTCTAGCTTGTCTTATCGTCATCAATAAATGGGATATCCGGGATGAAAAAACGTATGAAGATGCGGTCAATGACATCCGGGATGAACTTAAATTTTTACACTATGCGCCCCTTATAACCATCTCTGCAAAGACGGGTATGCGCGTGCATAAGATACTCGATCAGATCACTGCGATCTATAAGCGCTACACGCAGCGTATTCCGACTTCAAAACTCAATGAGGTCATACGTGAAGCCATAAACAGACACCATATCCCTTCCTATAACGGAGCGGTTGTCAAGATTAAATTTGCTACACAGTACGAGACCAAGCCGCCCAAAATCGCACTTATCAGCAATCGCCCGGATGGATTGCATTTTAGCTACAAACGGTATTTGGCAAATTTTCTTAGAAGCAAGTTTGATTTTGAGGGTGTACCGCTTGATATCGTTGCGAGAAAACGTGGCGAACGGATGGAAGACGAGTAA
- a CDS encoding EamA family transporter, translating to MKKIIQTMDRGILFMLLASLSFAVMGGFAKVVSQTLPAIEVTFFRNVIGVILVGFSIYKTPLRQKGGKPFLLLFRGFMGFAALLAYFYIMAYIPLGEAVTYNKTSPIFVAIFAYFILGEKLSKSALFAVLLGFAGIVFVAKPEGFSFDKYDLLGIFSGIGAALAYTSIRELRNYYDTRAIVMSFMGIGTIAPLFLMTATPYIDAPEDLDFIFSRFIMPQDVAWVYVMAVGIFATVSQLLMTKAYELTKAGIVGTISYSNIVFAVFIGMMLGDPMPDFWTVLGIILVILSGLLVAWPKKEDRT from the coding sequence ATGAAAAAAATCATTCAAACGATGGATAGAGGTATACTGTTTATGCTTCTTGCTTCACTTAGTTTTGCTGTGATGGGAGGGTTTGCAAAAGTTGTCAGCCAAACATTGCCCGCAATCGAAGTGACTTTTTTTAGAAACGTAATAGGGGTGATTTTGGTAGGATTTTCTATCTACAAAACACCGCTTAGACAAAAAGGAGGTAAGCCTTTTTTGCTTTTATTTAGAGGCTTTATGGGCTTTGCTGCACTTTTGGCATATTTTTATATTATGGCTTATATTCCTTTGGGAGAGGCGGTGACATACAATAAAACATCTCCCATTTTTGTAGCAATATTTGCCTATTTTATCCTAGGCGAAAAACTTTCCAAAAGTGCTTTATTTGCTGTTTTGCTGGGTTTTGCGGGGATTGTATTTGTTGCCAAACCGGAAGGATTTTCTTTTGATAAATATGATCTTTTGGGAATTTTTTCCGGGATCGGCGCAGCCTTGGCCTATACCTCTATAAGAGAGCTTAGAAACTATTATGACACCAGAGCGATAGTGATGTCTTTTATGGGTATAGGCACGATCGCCCCGCTTTTTTTAATGACGGCAACACCCTATATTGACGCACCGGAGGATCTTGATTTTATTTTCTCTAGGTTTATTATGCCTCAAGATGTCGCATGGGTGTATGTTATGGCTGTAGGAATTTTTGCTACCGTTTCACAGCTGCTTATGACCAAAGCCTATGAGTTGACAAAAGCCGGCATTGTTGGCACGATAAGCTATAGCAACATTGTTTTTGCTGTATTTATCGGTATGATGCTCGGGGATCCTATGCCTGATTTTTGGACAGTTTTGGGTATAATCTTAGTCATACTGTCGGGATTGCTTGTGGCTTGGCCCAAAAAAGAAGACCGGACATGA
- a CDS encoding 3-deoxy-8-phosphooctulonate synthase, which yields MTHYKRSIMILIAGPCVLESRDNVMKIAESLKKYDEDCTKEFYFKASFDKANRTSLDSFRGPGLDEGLKMLQEVKEQFGYKILTDVHDYTQPAAAAEVADVLQIPAFLCRQTDLLVAAAKTSAVVNIKKGQFLAPSAMEHSVGKVLKTRGCDGKVNYENAKKYKVWLTERGTTFGYGNLVVDMRGLKIMREFAPVIFDATHSVQMPASGGATSGGDSSFVPYLARAAAAVGVDGFFFETHFDPSIALSDGPNMIELHKLDKLIEQIDAIRMIVEE from the coding sequence ATGACCCATTATAAAAGGAGTATTATGATATTGATTGCCGGACCTTGCGTGTTGGAAAGCAGAGACAATGTGATGAAGATTGCCGAATCTTTAAAAAAGTATGATGAGGATTGTACAAAAGAATTTTATTTTAAAGCCAGTTTTGACAAAGCAAACAGAACAAGCCTGGACAGTTTCAGGGGACCTGGGCTTGATGAGGGATTGAAAATGCTTCAGGAAGTCAAAGAGCAGTTTGGCTATAAGATTTTAACCGATGTGCATGACTATACACAGCCTGCAGCTGCCGCCGAGGTTGCAGATGTGCTTCAAATCCCTGCATTTTTATGCAGACAGACCGATCTATTGGTGGCTGCTGCAAAAACATCCGCTGTGGTCAATATCAAAAAAGGACAGTTTCTCGCACCTTCTGCGATGGAGCATTCTGTAGGCAAAGTGCTTAAAACCAGAGGTTGTGACGGTAAGGTCAATTATGAAAACGCTAAAAAATATAAAGTATGGCTCACAGAGAGAGGGACCACATTTGGATACGGCAATCTTGTGGTTGATATGCGCGGATTGAAGATCATGAGAGAGTTTGCACCTGTGATTTTTGATGCAACGCATTCTGTGCAGATGCCTGCAAGCGGCGGCGCCACAAGCGGAGGAGACAGCTCTTTTGTGCCCTATCTGGCTAGAGCGGCCGCAGCGGTTGGTGTGGACGGTTTCTTTTTTGAAACCCATTTTGATCCAAGCATTGCTTTGAGTGATGGACCCAATATGATAGAATTACACAAGCTTGATAAACTTATTGAACAAATTGATGCCATTAGGATGATCGTAGAAGAGTAG
- a CDS encoding 6,7-dimethyl-8-ribityllumazine synthase: protein MKIVEGYLSVDKSKKVAIINARFNHFITDRLVEGAKDAYARHGGDADTLDLILVPGAFEIPFALDKALASGKYDAVCCVGAVIRGATPHFDYVSAEATKGVANMALKYGKPVTFGVLTVDNIEQAIERAGTKAGNKGAEAMVSLIELINLYGELV, encoded by the coding sequence ATGAAAATAGTAGAAGGATACTTATCGGTAGATAAAAGTAAAAAAGTAGCGATCATCAATGCGAGATTTAACCATTTTATAACGGATAGACTGGTTGAAGGAGCAAAAGATGCCTATGCAAGACACGGAGGAGATGCGGATACATTGGATCTTATCTTGGTGCCGGGTGCATTTGAAATCCCGTTTGCATTGGATAAAGCGCTTGCTTCAGGGAAGTATGATGCGGTATGTTGCGTTGGCGCAGTGATCAGGGGTGCAACTCCGCATTTTGATTATGTTTCTGCCGAAGCGACTAAGGGAGTAGCAAATATGGCGCTTAAATACGGCAAACCCGTCACTTTTGGTGTTTTGACTGTTGATAATATTGAGCAGGCGATTGAGAGGGCAGGAACCAAAGCAGGAAATAAAGGCGCAGAAGCAATGGTAAGCCTGATCGAGCTGATTAATCTTTACGGAGAGCTTGTATAA
- a CDS encoding transcription antitermination factor NusB: protein MATRHQARTAVVGLLYAYDLGNTNIAHFSDEIFEEGKIRNKQKDFSQALFQGTIENLEMIDNEIQKHLTDWDYTDIGKVEKSILRLGAYEILVAKTDKAIIINEAVELAKALADEKSPKFINGVLDAIGK from the coding sequence ATGGCAACAAGACATCAGGCGCGTACGGCAGTTGTGGGATTATTATATGCATATGATCTGGGCAACACAAACATTGCACATTTTTCAGATGAGATATTCGAAGAGGGGAAAATAAGAAATAAACAGAAGGATTTCTCTCAAGCTCTTTTCCAAGGCACAATAGAAAATCTTGAAATGATAGACAATGAGATTCAAAAGCATCTTACAGATTGGGATTATACGGATATAGGCAAGGTGGAAAAGTCTATTTTGAGACTGGGAGCTTATGAAATACTTGTGGCCAAAACCGATAAAGCAATCATTATTAATGAAGCTGTGGAGTTAGCCAAAGCACTCGCTGATGAAAAATCGCCAAAGTTTATCAATGGCGTACTTGATGCTATTGGAAAATAG
- a CDS encoding dehypoxanthine futalosine cyclase has product MRMTIDEAVELIERCDLKTLGKMAYARKKELHPKGVTTFVVDRNINYTNICWVDCKFCAFYTHEKKEDAYILTFEEIDRKIEELLAIGGTQILFQGGVHPKLQIEWYEDLVEHIHQKYPQVTIHGFSAIEIDYIATRSKITIAEVLSRLKAKGLSSIPGAGAEILSDRVRDIIAPKKLDKDTWLGVHKEAHKLGIKSTATMMYGTVETTREIVEHWDLIRKLQDETGGFRAFIMWSYQSDNTELKRELSTIEKTSSNLYLRYLAAARLFLDNIPNIQSSWVTQGSYIGQMALLFGANDLGSTMMEENVVSAAGAKNEMNQQQMIELIKDVGEKPAKRNTAYEILERFY; this is encoded by the coding sequence ATGCGCATGACGATTGATGAAGCTGTTGAATTGATTGAGAGATGTGATCTTAAAACGCTGGGCAAGATGGCTTATGCGCGCAAAAAAGAGTTGCACCCCAAAGGAGTAACCACTTTTGTGGTCGATCGCAATATCAACTATACCAATATCTGCTGGGTAGATTGTAAGTTTTGTGCATTTTACACGCATGAAAAAAAAGAAGATGCCTATATTCTTACTTTTGAAGAAATAGACCGAAAAATCGAAGAACTTTTGGCCATAGGCGGCACACAGATACTTTTTCAGGGAGGCGTGCATCCAAAGCTTCAGATAGAATGGTATGAAGATCTGGTAGAGCATATCCATCAAAAATACCCTCAGGTGACAATCCATGGATTTTCGGCTATTGAGATAGATTATATTGCTACAAGGTCCAAGATCACTATCGCTGAGGTGCTGAGCAGGCTGAAAGCCAAAGGACTCAGCTCGATACCCGGAGCCGGAGCCGAGATACTCAGCGATAGAGTGCGCGATATTATTGCGCCTAAAAAACTTGACAAAGATACTTGGCTTGGGGTACACAAAGAGGCGCACAAGCTTGGCATAAAATCCACAGCAACGATGATGTATGGCACGGTGGAGACAACAAGAGAAATCGTTGAGCATTGGGATTTGATCAGGAAGCTTCAGGATGAGACGGGTGGATTTCGGGCTTTTATCATGTGGTCCTATCAAAGCGACAATACAGAACTCAAAAGAGAGCTTTCGACGATCGAAAAAACCTCCTCGAACCTTTACCTGCGCTATCTGGCAGCGGCACGGCTTTTTTTAGACAATATACCCAATATCCAAAGTTCATGGGTAACCCAAGGAAGTTATATCGGTCAAATGGCACTGCTTTTTGGAGCTAATGATCTTGGCTCTACGATGATGGAGGAAAATGTTGTCTCGGCAGCAGGCGCAAAAAACGAGATGAACCAACAGCAAATGATAGAACTCATCAAGGATGTAGGCGAAAAACCGGCGAAGAGAAATACCGCCTATGAGATATTGGAACGATTTTACTAA
- a CDS encoding peptidase M16, whose amino-acid sequence MAQSVKEIKIKDASAPLIYEESIYIPIVSMQLVFQNSGHLSNTKDGLADMSARILNEGTKKEGSVGFATTLDEHAIEVGAQAGRENFVIEISALKSEFAFAVERVKALLGDPNYTQETLAHVKRQKTGWLMQKKSDFDYIAAAKLREILFKDSPLGKPYDGTMQSIESITLEDIEEFIASHLGCNNVVVVAGGDITLQEAETYTKEILSLLPKVNTVQIDKIKASDQKQTVLAKEETQQAYIHFGAPFAYDYNQTDEYKVKIAEYLLGGAGFGSRLMEEIRVKRGLTYGVYASLRRTKTASYLSGYLQTKLSTQEEAKNLVQQVVNEFVNEGITQKELDDTKKFLLGSEPLRTETLSQRLNRAFEEFYYGRPLGFTKDQLEKIEKVTLEEINIFIEEHKELMDLSFGIVTKDAKNKN is encoded by the coding sequence ATGGCCCAAAGTGTCAAAGAGATAAAAATAAAGGATGCATCGGCTCCTTTGATTTATGAAGAGAGTATCTATATTCCTATCGTTTCAATGCAGCTTGTATTCCAAAACAGCGGACATTTGAGCAATACAAAAGACGGCTTGGCAGATATGAGCGCCAGAATACTTAATGAAGGCACAAAAAAAGAAGGGAGCGTGGGATTTGCTACTACGCTTGACGAGCATGCTATTGAGGTGGGAGCACAGGCGGGGCGCGAGAATTTTGTTATAGAAATTTCAGCGCTCAAGAGTGAGTTTGCTTTTGCAGTGGAGCGTGTTAAAGCACTCTTGGGCGACCCCAACTATACTCAAGAAACATTAGCGCATGTAAAAAGGCAGAAAACAGGATGGCTGATGCAAAAAAAGAGTGATTTTGATTATATAGCAGCCGCAAAACTAAGAGAAATACTTTTTAAAGACTCTCCACTTGGCAAACCTTATGATGGCACGATGCAAAGCATAGAGAGTATAACGCTAGAAGATATTGAGGAATTTATAGCCTCTCATTTGGGCTGCAATAATGTTGTGGTGGTAGCAGGCGGAGACATAACACTCCAGGAGGCTGAGACTTACACAAAAGAGATACTTTCTTTGTTGCCTAAAGTCAATACAGTCCAGATAGACAAAATCAAAGCATCAGACCAAAAACAAACTGTATTGGCTAAAGAGGAGACGCAGCAAGCCTATATTCATTTTGGTGCACCGTTTGCCTATGACTACAATCAGACAGACGAGTATAAGGTCAAAATAGCCGAATATCTGTTGGGAGGCGCAGGTTTTGGTTCTCGTCTTATGGAGGAGATACGTGTAAAACGCGGATTGACTTACGGTGTTTATGCCTCGTTGCGCCGTACCAAAACAGCATCTTATTTGAGCGGCTATCTGCAAACTAAACTGAGTACGCAAGAAGAGGCTAAAAACTTGGTGCAGCAAGTGGTGAATGAGTTTGTTAATGAAGGAATCACCCAAAAAGAACTCGATGATACAAAGAAATTTTTACTGGGAAGCGAACCGCTTCGCACAGAAACACTTTCTCAAAGGCTCAATCGTGCCTTTGAAGAATTTTATTATGGCAGACCCCTTGGATTTACCAAAGATCAGCTTGAGAAGATCGAAAAAGTAACGCTTGAAGAGATAAATATCTTTATCGAAGAACACAAAGAACTTATGGATCTTAGTTTCGGGATCGTAACTAAAGATGCAAAAAATAAAAATTAG